Proteins from one Phyllobacterium zundukense genomic window:
- a CDS encoding class I SAM-dependent methyltransferase gives MVATDKIFAGAIPEIYDRLVVPMIFEPYAQDLADRVAQFKPQNVLEIAAGTGVLTRAMASRLDADTRIVASDLNQPMLDRASSRQSDDSRIVWLQADALALPFEPQMFDVVACQFGVMFYPNKVQGHKEAYRVLKPGGHYFFNVWDKLTTSDFTQVVTNALEEMFPDDPPRFMARTPHGYWDQKTIRDELSAAGFRSISIETLDKTSRAKSARDAATALCQGTPLRMEIEGRSPAGLEAATEHAEQALMQRFGNGVIEGGMRAHIVAAVR, from the coding sequence ATGGTAGCGACAGACAAAATTTTCGCGGGGGCAATTCCGGAAATTTACGACCGGCTCGTTGTGCCGATGATCTTTGAGCCCTATGCGCAGGATCTTGCCGACCGGGTGGCTCAATTCAAGCCGCAAAACGTGCTGGAGATCGCCGCCGGCACCGGTGTCCTCACGCGGGCCATGGCTTCCCGGCTCGATGCAGACACACGGATCGTTGCATCGGATCTCAACCAGCCGATGCTTGATCGGGCAAGTTCGAGGCAGTCCGACGATAGTCGCATCGTCTGGCTGCAAGCGGATGCCCTCGCGCTCCCCTTCGAGCCGCAAATGTTCGATGTCGTAGCGTGTCAATTCGGGGTCATGTTCTACCCGAACAAGGTCCAGGGGCATAAGGAAGCCTACCGCGTCCTGAAGCCCGGTGGACATTATTTTTTCAATGTCTGGGACAAGCTGACCACCAGTGATTTCACCCAAGTGGTGACAAACGCGCTGGAAGAGATGTTTCCGGACGACCCGCCTCGTTTCATGGCAAGGACGCCACACGGTTACTGGGATCAGAAGACGATCCGCGACGAATTGTCGGCCGCGGGTTTCAGGTCGATCAGCATTGAAACGCTCGACAAGACCAGCCGTGCGAAGTCTGCGCGCGATGCGGCGACCGCACTTTGCCAGGGAACGCCGTTGCGAATGGAGATCGAAGGCCGCTCGCCGGCCGGTCTCGAGGCCGCCACCGAACATGCAGAACAGGCCTTGATGCAACGGTTTGGAAACGGCGTCATCGAGGGCGGGATGAGGGCCCACATTGTCGCCGCCGTGCGGTAG
- a CDS encoding alpha/beta fold hydrolase, which produces MKILSSLIAVAAVALTITSAHAAPAVKSGHVEAGGINYYYEIQGEGAGKPLLLLHGGLGSTDMFQPIMPRLIEGRQVIAVDLQGHGRTELGNRPMSLEAMGDDMAAILKSLGHDKADVLGYSFGGGVAFRLAVQHPEIVDRVALVSAGYAQDGFYPEMIKMQAAVGAGMADMMKETPMYKSYVAVAPKPEDFPRLLGAMGDFMRKPYDYSADVAKLKMPVMLVFADSDMYRPEHVVKFYQLLGGGLRDAGWMRETMSQNRLAIIPNRTHYDIFFAPELAETVMPFLDGQDKVKTWDDLVNAAN; this is translated from the coding sequence ATGAAAATTCTTTCAAGCCTCATTGCAGTTGCGGCGGTTGCATTGACCATCACATCGGCTCACGCCGCGCCCGCGGTAAAAAGCGGGCACGTCGAAGCAGGTGGCATCAACTACTACTATGAAATACAGGGAGAAGGTGCAGGCAAGCCGCTGCTTCTGCTGCATGGTGGGCTTGGATCCACCGATATGTTCCAGCCGATCATGCCGCGCCTCATCGAAGGTCGGCAGGTTATCGCTGTCGACCTGCAGGGCCATGGCCGCACCGAGCTCGGCAATCGTCCGATGAGCCTTGAAGCGATGGGTGACGACATGGCGGCGATCCTGAAGTCGCTTGGCCACGACAAGGCCGACGTTCTTGGCTATTCGTTCGGCGGCGGTGTAGCGTTCCGGCTGGCCGTACAGCACCCCGAAATTGTCGATCGCGTGGCGCTGGTTTCGGCAGGCTATGCGCAGGACGGGTTCTATCCTGAAATGATCAAGATGCAGGCGGCTGTGGGTGCAGGCATGGCCGACATGATGAAGGAGACGCCCATGTACAAATCCTATGTCGCCGTCGCTCCGAAACCCGAGGACTTCCCCCGGCTCCTTGGCGCGATGGGTGATTTCATGCGCAAGCCCTACGATTATTCCGCCGACGTCGCGAAACTGAAGATGCCGGTAATGTTGGTGTTTGCCGATAGCGACATGTACCGTCCCGAACATGTGGTCAAATTCTACCAGCTGCTCGGCGGCGGGCTCAGAGATGCGGGCTGGATGCGCGAGACCATGTCGCAGAACCGCCTCGCCATCATCCCCAACCGCACGCATTACGACATTTTCTTTGCGCCGGAGCTGGCAGAGACCGTCATGCCGTTTCTTGACGGGCAGGATAAGGTGAAGACCTGGGACGATTTGGTGAATGCGGCCAACTAG
- a CDS encoding (2Fe-2S)-binding protein, producing the protein MITFKLNGQERTFDGDPETPLLWVIRDFEKLTGTKYGCGIAQCGACTVHMDGTSRRSCITPISTVEGSDVVTIEGIEGKEAEAIHKAWVAIDVPQCGYCQSGQIMSAVALLQTTPKPTDDDIDGAMAGNICRCATYHRIRQAIHNAADTMEG; encoded by the coding sequence ATGATCACCTTCAAACTCAATGGACAAGAACGGACCTTCGACGGGGATCCCGAGACCCCGTTGCTTTGGGTCATACGCGATTTCGAAAAGCTCACCGGCACGAAATATGGATGCGGCATTGCCCAGTGCGGCGCCTGCACGGTCCATATGGACGGCACCTCGCGCCGCAGTTGCATCACGCCGATATCAACGGTCGAAGGATCGGACGTCGTGACCATCGAAGGCATCGAAGGCAAGGAAGCCGAGGCCATTCACAAAGCCTGGGTTGCGATCGACGTGCCGCAATGCGGGTACTGTCAATCCGGACAAATCATGTCGGCCGTAGCGCTTCTGCAAACGACGCCGAAACCGACCGATGATGATATCGACGGCGCGATGGCGGGCAATATCTGCCGCTGCGCTACCTATCACCGTATCCGGCAGGCGATCCATAACGCCGCCGACACGATGGAGGGCTAA
- a CDS encoding DUF899 domain-containing protein, producing MARQEGPGLLAPSMREPVGDLDVVSEDEWNVAREKLLVEEKALMKAKDRLAAKRRLLPVTEVDRNYKFTGPDGDMDLLGLFEGRRQLIVYRFFYAPDVENWPDGACSGCSLFADTVVHPAHLAARDTTLAFVTAAPVDKIKSLRQRMGWNHIPFYSLPDERFSQDFNVEEMFGINVFIRRGERIFRTYFLNGRGIEEIGPVWSFLDMTPLGRQETWQDVPPGRPQGDPYTWWRLHDNYGPAANPPQPKGDG from the coding sequence ATGGCTCGACAAGAAGGTCCCGGACTCCTGGCTCCGTCGATGCGCGAACCCGTTGGCGACCTCGATGTGGTTTCAGAAGATGAATGGAACGTTGCCCGCGAGAAGCTGCTCGTGGAGGAAAAGGCCTTGATGAAGGCCAAGGACCGCCTGGCCGCCAAGCGCAGGCTCCTGCCGGTGACCGAAGTAGACCGCAATTACAAATTCACAGGCCCAGATGGCGATATGGATCTGCTGGGGCTGTTCGAAGGACGACGACAGCTAATCGTCTATCGTTTCTTCTATGCGCCCGATGTCGAGAATTGGCCGGATGGGGCGTGCAGCGGTTGCTCGCTGTTTGCTGACACTGTCGTTCATCCTGCCCATCTTGCAGCACGCGACACGACCCTCGCCTTCGTCACTGCTGCTCCTGTCGACAAGATCAAGAGCCTGCGCCAACGGATGGGATGGAACCATATTCCTTTCTATTCGCTGCCCGACGAGCGGTTCTCTCAGGATTTCAATGTTGAAGAAATGTTTGGCATCAATGTCTTCATCCGGCGCGGTGAACGTATTTTCCGCACGTATTTCCTGAACGGACGCGGCATTGAAGAAATAGGTCCCGTCTGGTCATTTCTCGACATGACGCCGTTGGGCCGGCAGGAGACCTGGCAGGACGTGCCGCCCGGGCGTCCTCAGGGCGATCCCTACACGTGGTGGCGTCTTCACGACAATTATGGCCCTGCCGCCAACCCTCCGCAACCGAAGGGAGACGGATAA
- a CDS encoding DUF3280 domain-containing protein, with the protein MTVHASFAAVVLGAVMAVLPARAESTVPVAVANFDFLDTSGEPVDQSDAHKRRLKALSDFLRDRLAASGKLRLVTLPCEASQCTAADPGFEPLARQARQAGARFVVIGAVEKTSTLIGWVKYSVLNVEDQRAICGELITYRGDTDEILAPRSEVFGGTDRQPLPIRRVITARSL; encoded by the coding sequence ATGACTGTCCATGCCTCGTTTGCGGCGGTGGTGCTCGGTGCCGTGATGGCTGTTCTGCCGGCGCGTGCCGAGTCCACAGTGCCGGTTGCAGTCGCAAATTTTGACTTTCTCGACACCTCCGGTGAACCGGTCGATCAGAGCGATGCGCACAAGCGGAGACTGAAGGCGCTCTCTGATTTTCTGCGCGATCGGTTGGCAGCCAGCGGCAAGCTACGACTCGTCACGCTGCCTTGCGAGGCGTCGCAGTGCACGGCAGCGGACCCGGGCTTCGAACCGCTTGCCCGGCAAGCCAGGCAGGCCGGTGCGCGGTTTGTCGTTATCGGCGCCGTCGAAAAGACCAGCACATTGATCGGCTGGGTCAAATATTCTGTGCTCAATGTCGAGGACCAGCGCGCGATTTGCGGGGAATTGATCACCTACCGCGGCGATACGGACGAGATCCTGGCGCCGCGCAGCGAAGTTTTCGGCGGGACAGATCGTCAACCGCTGCCAATTCGGCGGGTGATTACTGCCCGCTCGCTTTAA
- a CDS encoding MerR family transcriptional regulator — MDFSIGELARRTQVKVPTIRYYELIGLLPLPARTEGQQRRYDKTSMARLAFIRHARELGFNIEAIRALLSLQDNPDQSCSVADRIASARLAEVEERIASLSALRTELQRMIEECACGRVAECRVIETLANSSHRHGRLAEN, encoded by the coding sequence ATGGATTTTTCGATTGGTGAACTCGCGCGACGTACCCAAGTCAAGGTGCCAACCATACGCTATTATGAACTGATTGGCCTCTTGCCGCTGCCGGCTCGCACCGAAGGGCAGCAAAGGCGCTACGATAAGACCAGCATGGCGCGGCTCGCCTTTATCAGGCATGCGCGCGAACTCGGCTTCAACATCGAGGCAATCCGTGCGCTTCTCTCGCTGCAGGACAATCCGGATCAATCTTGCAGCGTTGCCGACAGGATAGCTTCAGCGCGCCTCGCTGAAGTCGAGGAACGCATTGCCAGCCTCAGCGCCCTGCGAACGGAATTGCAACGGATGATCGAGGAATGCGCCTGTGGCCGGGTGGCTGAATGCCGCGTAATCGAGACCTTGGCCAATAGCAGCCATCGGCATGGTCGCTTGGCTGAGAACTGA
- a CDS encoding transposase, translating into MMGCQAVSAQLFYDFCLDDYVPADHLLRGIDRHLDLDSVRAQLKPFYSNTGRPSVDPELMMRMLIIGYSMGIRSERRLCEEVHLNLAYRWFCRLGLDGKVPDHSSFSKNRHGRFRQSDILRHMFETVVERCLAQGLVGAEGFAVDASLIAADANKQRSVPGTEWKAEDDAGRSVQEYLAVLDDAAFGAASPVTPKFISQSDPAAQWTGAHKGHAFFAYATNYLIDTDHGVILDVEATRAIRQAEVGASRTMIDRTENRFGLKPGYLAADSAYGSADNLAWLVKEKDIAPHIPVFDKSNRTDGTFSRSDFTWDGENDRYICPAGEELKQFHRTYASPRSGITSEGTRLYRASKKNCDACEFKQRCCPNAPARKVPRDLNEDARDVARAIAATPAYERSRHRRKKVEMLFAHLKRILRMARLRLRGPCGARDEFLLAATAQNLRRLAKLRPQRPPHGVIAA; encoded by the coding sequence ATGATGGGATGTCAGGCGGTTTCGGCGCAGCTCTTCTACGACTTCTGCCTCGATGATTATGTCCCTGCGGACCATCTGCTGCGCGGGATCGATCGTCACCTCGATCTCGATAGCGTTCGAGCACAGTTGAAGCCTTTTTATAGCAACACTGGGCGGCCCTCAGTTGATCCTGAGCTGATGATGCGAATGCTGATTATCGGCTACAGCATGGGTATCCGGTCGGAACGGCGACTTTGCGAGGAGGTCCATCTCAATCTCGCATATCGGTGGTTTTGCCGCCTTGGCCTGGACGGAAAGGTACCGGATCATTCCAGCTTTTCGAAGAACCGTCATGGCCGGTTCCGGCAAAGTGATATCCTCCGGCACATGTTTGAGACTGTGGTGGAACGGTGCCTTGCCCAAGGGCTGGTGGGAGCAGAAGGCTTTGCGGTTGATGCCAGCCTGATCGCGGCGGACGCCAATAAGCAGCGTTCGGTGCCCGGCACTGAATGGAAAGCCGAAGACGATGCTGGCCGCTCGGTTCAGGAATATCTGGCGGTTCTGGATGACGCGGCTTTTGGCGCTGCCTCGCCGGTGACGCCGAAGTTCATTTCGCAATCCGACCCGGCAGCTCAGTGGACAGGTGCTCATAAGGGGCATGCCTTCTTCGCCTACGCCACCAATTATCTGATCGATACTGATCACGGTGTCATCCTTGACGTCGAGGCTACGCGAGCGATCCGTCAGGCGGAGGTCGGAGCATCCCGCACGATGATCGACAGAACCGAGAACCGCTTCGGCTTGAAGCCAGGCTATCTGGCAGCCGACAGCGCTTACGGTTCTGCTGACAATCTTGCCTGGCTAGTCAAGGAAAAGGACATCGCGCCGCACATTCCGGTGTTTGATAAATCCAACAGGACCGACGGGACCTTCTCGCGTTCGGACTTCACCTGGGATGGCGAGAATGATCGCTACATCTGCCCGGCAGGCGAAGAGCTCAAGCAGTTTCACCGAACCTATGCATCGCCCAGATCGGGGATAACGAGTGAAGGGACGCGGCTCTATCGCGCCAGCAAAAAGAACTGCGACGCCTGCGAATTCAAACAGCGCTGCTGCCCGAATGCGCCTGCTCGCAAGGTGCCGCGTGATCTCAACGAAGATGCCCGCGATGTCGCCAGAGCTATTGCCGCCACACCCGCTTACGAGCGGTCCCGGCATCGCCGCAAGAAGGTCGAGATGCTCTTCGCTCACCTCAAACGCATTCTCCGGATGGCGCGTTTGAGGCTGCGAGGTCCATGTGGTGCGCGAGACGAATTCCTGCTTGCAGCAACCGCCCAGAACCTCAGAAGACTGGCGAAACTCAGACCACAAAGGCCACCACACGGCGTCATTGCTGCATAA
- a CDS encoding cation transporter, giving the protein MADYCCNHETGTSCAPAPLVFPVDKPAALHKVQDTCCSGGVPLFDGVDPRYKRILWTVIAINGAMFLTEMVAGQLAGSQALKADALDFLADTVTYGLSLAVIGASLRTRATAALFKGLSLSVMAVWVFGSTVYQVFVLGLPSAEVMGVIGFLALAANLGSVLLLRPYKDGDANVRSVWLCSRNDAIGNVVVMAAAFGVWGTSTAWPDLAVAALMAGIFLTSSVQILRQAWSEYHEGRRHAPPVAVG; this is encoded by the coding sequence ATGGCTGATTACTGCTGTAACCACGAAACGGGCACATCGTGCGCCCCGGCCCCGTTGGTCTTTCCCGTGGACAAGCCAGCCGCTCTCCACAAGGTTCAAGACACTTGCTGTTCCGGTGGAGTGCCACTCTTTGATGGCGTGGACCCGCGCTACAAACGGATACTCTGGACTGTGATCGCCATAAACGGGGCGATGTTCCTGACGGAGATGGTAGCTGGTCAACTGGCGGGTTCGCAGGCGCTCAAGGCGGATGCCCTGGATTTCCTTGCCGATACCGTCACCTACGGGTTGAGCCTCGCCGTGATCGGGGCAAGCCTGCGCACGCGAGCGACAGCCGCCCTGTTCAAGGGTCTCTCGCTTTCCGTCATGGCTGTCTGGGTTTTTGGTTCGACCGTCTATCAAGTCTTTGTCCTCGGACTTCCGAGCGCCGAGGTGATGGGTGTGATCGGCTTCTTGGCGCTCGCTGCAAACCTTGGCTCCGTTCTTTTGCTGCGCCCCTATAAAGATGGTGACGCGAATGTTCGATCTGTCTGGCTCTGCTCTCGCAATGATGCGATCGGCAACGTCGTGGTTATGGCTGCGGCTTTTGGAGTGTGGGGCACATCGACCGCATGGCCTGACTTGGCGGTTGCGGCACTCATGGCAGGTATCTTCCTTACATCTTCGGTGCAAATCCTCCGACAGGCGTGGAGCGAGTATCACGAGGGAAGACGCCACGCTCCTCCGGTTGCCGTGGGGTGA
- a CDS encoding dienelactone hydrolase family protein: protein MIRVSAFFVVLSFASFFGTATFALENTLEIQSRTLSDEDFLKGNQKAGIPVVLKGVLSGPDDKGKLTVVILLHGTDGPGSGAVWGWSRFLNSIGIATLSLDSYTARGLTQASTDQSQFGQFTQIYDAYRAADALAEHPDIDASRVALMGFSRGGNTALYSAMIRFQRSFGPSRAQIVAHLPFYPACNFQLVDELKVAAVPIREFHGADDDWTPPAPCRSYIERLAKAGNDATMTEYDGALHGFDSPRNPARFADPDNQTSRNCWRNEEDGKLLNAATGRPFSYADACVEYGPSSQYNDTATTAAQAAVKVILSEVFGRK from the coding sequence ATGATCAGGGTAAGTGCTTTTTTCGTCGTGTTGAGCTTCGCGTCATTTTTCGGCACAGCCACATTCGCTTTGGAGAACACACTCGAAATCCAATCCCGCACCTTGTCGGACGAGGATTTCCTTAAAGGCAACCAGAAAGCAGGGATACCTGTCGTGCTTAAGGGTGTTCTGAGCGGCCCGGACGACAAAGGCAAACTTACTGTCGTCATCTTGCTCCACGGCACCGATGGTCCTGGGAGTGGAGCCGTGTGGGGATGGTCAAGGTTTCTCAACAGTATAGGTATAGCTACACTGAGCCTGGACAGCTACACGGCCCGGGGTCTCACCCAAGCGTCAACCGATCAATCTCAGTTCGGCCAGTTTACGCAGATCTACGATGCATACCGGGCTGCGGATGCACTGGCCGAACACCCGGATATTGACGCATCCCGTGTTGCACTGATGGGATTCTCCCGCGGCGGCAACACGGCTTTGTATTCGGCAATGATACGGTTTCAGCGATCATTCGGCCCTTCCAGGGCTCAAATCGTAGCGCATCTGCCCTTTTACCCTGCCTGCAATTTCCAGCTTGTCGACGAATTGAAGGTTGCGGCCGTACCAATTCGCGAATTCCACGGCGCTGACGACGACTGGACACCACCTGCTCCTTGTCGTTCCTATATAGAGCGTCTGGCCAAGGCAGGTAACGATGCAACGATGACCGAGTACGATGGCGCACTGCATGGGTTCGACAGTCCGCGCAATCCCGCACGCTTTGCTGATCCAGACAATCAGACGTCGCGAAATTGCTGGCGCAACGAAGAGGATGGAAAATTGTTGAATGCAGCGACGGGCCGTCCCTTCAGCTATGCCGACGCCTGCGTCGAATATGGCCCGAGCTCTCAGTACAATGACACGGCAACCACGGCGGCTCAGGCAGCGGTGAAGGTGATTTTGTCCGAGGTGTTTGGTCGAAAGTAA
- a CDS encoding class I SAM-dependent methyltransferase — MLQSVSGAPANPANSASPRFFESAGIRTGSRVLDIGCGNGDLSRFVARLAGPQGEVVAVDSSEAALALARAAGGEPDAAPITYHAVDLADDLHDLGRFDVIVGRRVLMYLPDASATLVRLVGLAKPGAILAFQEHARASLPFGLAALPLHQRLYDWIWDTVAAEGGDVTLGLRLVEQMRSQGLSIAQARNEGVLIQLGEPSFLPTLMRIMLPRLIEHRVASAEEVQPDTLAQRIEDEHRAVGGTIVWDQAFLVAGQVTG; from the coding sequence ATGTTACAATCAGTCAGTGGAGCGCCGGCCAATCCGGCCAATTCAGCAAGCCCTCGATTTTTTGAGAGCGCCGGCATCAGAACGGGATCGCGCGTCCTCGATATCGGCTGTGGGAACGGTGATCTTAGCCGGTTCGTCGCGAGGCTGGCCGGGCCGCAGGGCGAGGTTGTTGCAGTTGACAGTAGCGAAGCGGCGCTGGCACTGGCACGTGCCGCAGGAGGTGAACCCGATGCGGCGCCGATCACTTATCACGCGGTCGATCTGGCGGACGATCTGCACGATCTCGGTCGCTTCGATGTGATCGTCGGACGCCGTGTTCTGATGTATCTCCCAGACGCTTCCGCCACGCTCGTTCGGCTGGTCGGACTTGCGAAACCTGGGGCGATACTGGCCTTTCAGGAACACGCGCGCGCCAGTCTTCCCTTCGGTCTTGCAGCCCTTCCTCTGCATCAACGTCTTTACGACTGGATATGGGACACAGTTGCGGCCGAGGGCGGCGACGTGACACTTGGTCTGCGCCTCGTTGAACAGATGCGCTCGCAGGGGCTTTCGATCGCTCAGGCACGCAACGAAGGCGTTCTGATCCAGCTCGGTGAACCTTCCTTCCTCCCGACCCTCATGCGGATCATGCTGCCACGCTTGATCGAACATCGTGTTGCCTCGGCGGAAGAGGTTCAACCCGATACTCTCGCACAACGTATCGAGGATGAACATCGTGCTGTCGGCGGCACGATCGTCTGGGATCAGGCCTTTCTCGTGGCGGGGCAGGTCACGGGCTAA
- a CDS encoding sulfocyanin-like copper-binding protein — protein sequence MECRAHIAFLAFIVLGLLPGIALAAEPFVPSWIKNVPGAKTVAIEIVADWNQVERYRRDDIRTDIIDFNGYWGGNLTIIVPTDWSVEITFINGSLSFPHSLMVTRVYAQSEMPVKLTAKDAVWGAYTDPPEGIKYNERRQINFVAMQSGEYFLACARQTHLMDGHWIGFEVRDDLDQAAAIVHDDKFPQDQPAGRP from the coding sequence ATGGAGTGCCGTGCCCATATTGCCTTTCTCGCCTTCATCGTTTTGGGACTGTTGCCTGGAATTGCACTGGCCGCCGAGCCTTTCGTACCGAGCTGGATCAAGAACGTACCCGGAGCAAAAACCGTGGCGATAGAGATTGTTGCCGACTGGAATCAGGTCGAACGGTATCGCAGGGACGACATCCGGACCGACATTATCGATTTCAACGGATACTGGGGCGGCAATCTTACCATAATCGTCCCAACGGATTGGTCAGTAGAGATCACGTTCATCAATGGCTCCTTGTCTTTCCCGCATAGCCTGATGGTGACCAGGGTCTATGCTCAGTCAGAAATGCCGGTGAAGTTGACGGCCAAGGATGCTGTCTGGGGGGCGTATACCGATCCGCCAGAGGGAATCAAATACAATGAGCGAAGGCAAATCAACTTTGTCGCTATGCAGTCCGGAGAATATTTCCTGGCCTGTGCGAGGCAAACACATCTGATGGACGGTCACTGGATCGGTTTCGAGGTGAGAGACGACCTCGACCAAGCCGCAGCAATCGTCCATGACGACAAGTTTCCGCAGGATCAGCCTGCGGGGCGTCCGTAG
- a CDS encoding 3'-5' exonuclease, with product MKTAIVFDCEFLCIQGSQSRFWCAAIDPDPVIAQIGAVKLGLEGDFPILDTLKSYVRPIDRFGKRYPLGPYFTNLTGITEGNMDSEGVTLQDGLAALDSFSDGARFWSWGKDELNMIAISCYVAGLQPPIPAQRFDNAVKLLVAAGMPIEDLAKTPSNKLADYYGVEHPPLQGHDALDDALSISYTLRHLMKAGKLQPEVFDLPQMAPIADIAG from the coding sequence ATGAAGACAGCAATCGTGTTCGACTGTGAGTTTCTGTGCATTCAGGGGTCGCAAAGCCGGTTTTGGTGCGCAGCCATCGATCCCGATCCTGTCATTGCGCAAATCGGAGCCGTCAAACTTGGCCTTGAAGGCGATTTTCCAATCCTGGATACGCTTAAATCGTACGTTCGACCCATCGATCGTTTTGGTAAAAGATACCCGCTTGGTCCCTACTTCACCAACCTGACGGGCATCACCGAGGGCAACATGGATTCCGAGGGCGTAACGCTGCAGGATGGCCTCGCCGCCTTGGACAGCTTCTCGGATGGTGCGCGGTTTTGGTCTTGGGGCAAGGACGAACTAAATATGATCGCTATCAGTTGCTATGTAGCAGGACTACAGCCGCCAATTCCCGCCCAGCGGTTTGACAACGCTGTCAAGCTTCTTGTCGCAGCGGGGATGCCGATAGAAGATTTGGCGAAGACGCCTAGCAACAAGCTGGCCGACTACTACGGTGTCGAACATCCTCCATTGCAGGGGCATGACGCGCTCGATGACGCGCTATCAATCTCGTACACGTTGCGACATCTAATGAAGGCGGGGAAACTTCAGCCCGAAGTTTTCGATCTACCGCAAATGGCGCCAATCGCGGACATTGCAGGTTAG